One window of Lawsonibacter asaccharolyticus genomic DNA carries:
- a CDS encoding uridine phosphorylase: MSHLETEFPRPKAEEYHIQLHPGDMPKGVLLPGSPQRVDLVLDVLEEGACLKYNREFRSARGRYQGTEIGCVSTGIGTTSAEICIHELCNIGVETAIRIGTTGSISPRFAPGDLIIPVAAIRADGTSDCYIDRSFPAVANLDVVNALGEACEHLGFRYGYGIMYSPSSLYIGQGRKLSEQGYWPSSAQHLIDDLRQARVTNIDTDSAGQFVVGYLHNMRMASILSVITNRLDNTWSTDDSSERRACRAACEALHILQQRDRHKSSFRL, from the coding sequence GCCCCAAAGCGGAGGAATATCACATTCAGCTCCATCCCGGCGATATGCCCAAAGGTGTGCTGCTTCCCGGCTCTCCTCAGCGGGTTGACCTGGTACTCGACGTGCTGGAGGAGGGAGCCTGTCTGAAATATAACCGAGAGTTCCGCTCCGCCCGTGGCCGATATCAGGGTACTGAAATTGGCTGTGTCTCCACTGGCATCGGTACTACCAGTGCAGAAATCTGTATCCACGAGCTGTGCAACATTGGGGTGGAAACCGCCATCCGCATCGGCACTACCGGCTCCATCAGCCCCCGCTTTGCCCCGGGAGACCTGATCATTCCAGTGGCTGCTATCCGGGCTGACGGTACCAGCGATTGTTATATCGATCGAAGCTTTCCTGCTGTGGCTAATCTGGACGTGGTAAATGCTCTGGGCGAAGCCTGCGAGCATCTGGGATTTCGTTACGGATATGGAATCATGTACAGCCCTTCCTCCCTGTATATCGGCCAGGGGCGAAAACTTAGCGAACAGGGCTATTGGCCCTCCTCCGCCCAGCACTTAATTGACGATCTGCGCCAAGCACGTGTGACCAACATCGATACAGACTCAGCCGGACAATTTGTGGTGGGATACCTCCACAATATGCGTATGGCCTCCATTCTCTCTGTCATTACAAACCGCCTAGACAACACCTGGTCCACGGATGACAGCAGCGAGCGTCGGGCCTGCCGTGCTGCCTGTGAGGCTCTGCACATCCTGCAGCAACGGGACCGGCATAAAAGTTCTTTCCGCCTGTAG
- a CDS encoding transposase — translation MSHYRYLSIEEREKLCLTRGLGAKLCEIAQELGRAVSTISRGLKK, via the coding sequence ATGAGCCACTATAGATATCTTAGCATAGAAGAACGGGAAAAACTATGCCTGACAAGAGGACTGGGGGCGAAGCTATGTGAGATTGCCCAGGAACTTGGGCGTGCTGTGTCAACGATCAGTCGGGGACTGAAAAAATAA
- a CDS encoding peptide U32 family protein: protein MERKKIELLAPAGDMERLQMAAAYGADAVYLAGTTFGMRSFAGNFTPEALKEAVELCHRRGIRVHVTCNTMPRNNEVARLPEWLEYLDSLGVDAIILADVGTLALAAAHAPHVERHISTQASVVNYQSARAWHQLGAKRVILARELSLDEIREIRDKTPPELELEVFAHGAMCVSYSGRCLLSNYMTGRDSNRGACAQPCRYQYALMEEKRPGEYFPVYEENGETYIMNSRDMCMIDHVGELMDAGLDSLKIEGRAKSAYYAAIVTGAYRHAIDAAWSGMPLDPVWRDEVEHISHRHYSTGFFYGQPGQFTEDSRYIRDWQITAKVVSCDQEGRALLTLNNKFSLGDRLELVGPGVRPQPLEVTALWDEDGLPLTQVRKPQMRFRMQLPQSVPPLSILRRQADLTP, encoded by the coding sequence ATGGAACGAAAGAAGATCGAACTGCTGGCTCCGGCCGGCGACATGGAGCGCCTTCAGATGGCCGCCGCCTATGGGGCAGACGCGGTCTATCTGGCCGGTACTACTTTCGGCATGCGCTCCTTTGCCGGCAACTTTACGCCGGAAGCACTGAAGGAGGCGGTGGAGCTCTGCCACCGCCGGGGCATCCGGGTCCATGTTACCTGCAACACCATGCCCCGAAACAATGAGGTGGCCCGCCTGCCGGAGTGGCTGGAATATCTGGACAGCCTGGGGGTGGACGCCATCATCCTGGCCGATGTGGGCACCCTGGCTCTGGCCGCCGCCCACGCCCCCCATGTGGAGCGGCACATCTCCACCCAGGCCAGTGTGGTCAACTACCAGTCCGCCCGGGCATGGCACCAACTGGGGGCCAAGCGGGTCATCCTGGCCCGGGAGCTCAGCCTGGACGAGATCCGGGAGATCCGGGACAAGACGCCCCCCGAGCTGGAGCTGGAGGTCTTTGCCCACGGCGCCATGTGCGTCAGCTACTCCGGCCGGTGCCTGCTGTCCAACTACATGACGGGCCGGGACTCCAACCGGGGGGCCTGCGCCCAGCCCTGCCGCTATCAGTACGCCCTGATGGAGGAGAAGCGGCCGGGAGAATACTTCCCCGTCTATGAGGAGAATGGGGAGACCTACATCATGAACTCCCGGGATATGTGCATGATCGACCACGTGGGCGAGCTGATGGACGCCGGCCTGGACTCCCTCAAGATCGAGGGGCGGGCCAAATCAGCTTACTACGCCGCCATCGTCACCGGAGCTTACCGCCACGCTATCGACGCCGCCTGGAGCGGCATGCCTCTGGACCCCGTCTGGCGGGATGAGGTAGAGCACATCAGCCACCGGCACTATTCCACCGGTTTCTTTTACGGCCAGCCAGGCCAGTTCACAGAGGATTCCCGTTACATCCGGGACTGGCAGATCACCGCAAAGGTGGTCAGCTGTGACCAGGAGGGCCGCGCCCTGCTCACCCTGAACAACAAGTTTTCCCTGGGCGACCGGCTGGAGCTGGTGGGCCCCGGCGTCCGCCCCCAGCCTCTGGAGGTCACGGCGCTGTGGGACGAGGACGGCCTGCCCCTTACCCAGGTACGTAAGCCCCAGATGCGCTTCCGCATGCAGCTGCCCCAGTCGGTGCCCCCCCTCTCCATCCTGCGCCGTCAGGCGGACCTGACCCCTTGA
- a CDS encoding 5-formyltetrahydrofolate cyclo-ligase codes for MPSTTAEQKKQLRKSVRSLLTTLSPEERTAGDRAMFQAFLSLPEVRQTGTFFLFWGIAGLEPDTGSLAASLTKLGKTVCLPRVVPGFGMECRVYRPELPMAISDFGIQEPTEQAPLIRPEEIGLALVPALCYDEGGRRLGFGGGYYDRWLESFSGTTVGLCRECVLQRSLPVEPHDLGVHVLVTDRRVLRF; via the coding sequence ATGCCATCCACTACCGCGGAACAGAAGAAACAACTGCGTAAGTCCGTCCGCAGCCTGCTCACCACCCTCTCCCCGGAGGAGCGGACGGCCGGAGACCGGGCCATGTTCCAGGCATTTCTTTCCCTGCCGGAGGTCCGGCAGACTGGCACTTTTTTCCTCTTCTGGGGCATCGCCGGCCTGGAGCCGGACACCGGCTCTCTGGCCGCCTCGCTGACCAAGCTGGGGAAGACGGTCTGTCTGCCCCGGGTAGTCCCCGGCTTCGGGATGGAGTGCCGGGTCTACCGCCCGGAGCTGCCCATGGCCATCTCCGACTTCGGCATCCAGGAGCCCACGGAGCAGGCCCCTCTGATCCGCCCTGAGGAGATCGGCCTTGCCCTTGTCCCCGCTCTGTGCTATGATGAGGGCGGACGCCGCCTGGGCTTCGGGGGAGGCTACTACGACCGCTGGCTGGAGAGCTTCTCCGGGACCACCGTTGGCCTGTGCCGGGAGTGCGTCCTCCAGCGGAGTCTGCCGGTAGAGCCCCACGACCTGGGGGTCCATGTTCTGGTGACGGACCGACGGGTCCTCCGCTTCTGA
- a CDS encoding thymidylate kinase, with protein MPGKLIVFEGTDGSGKSTQFQALCARVEQTGTPFRRLVFPQYQEPSSALIRMYLGGEFGSRPGDVNPYAASAFYAVDRYASLKKVWGEYYSQGGLILTDRYTTSNAVHQGAKCAPQERPAFLGWLDDFEHDKLGLPRADLVLYLDMPTRCSLELLRSREAATHTQGDIHEVDPDYLAACRDSALQAARLLGWQVIPCVTGDGRLRTVEEIHREVWSLVSPLLNLN; from the coding sequence ATGCCGGGAAAGCTGATCGTCTTTGAGGGGACGGACGGCTCTGGCAAGTCCACCCAGTTTCAGGCGCTGTGCGCCCGGGTGGAACAGACGGGCACCCCCTTCCGCCGCCTGGTCTTCCCCCAGTACCAAGAGCCCTCATCCGCCCTCATCCGCATGTATCTGGGCGGGGAATTCGGCTCCCGCCCAGGGGATGTGAATCCCTACGCCGCCTCCGCTTTCTATGCGGTGGACCGGTACGCCTCTTTGAAAAAAGTATGGGGGGAATACTATTCCCAGGGGGGGCTGATCCTCACCGACCGCTACACTACCTCCAATGCCGTCCACCAGGGGGCCAAGTGCGCCCCCCAGGAGCGCCCCGCCTTTCTGGGCTGGCTGGACGACTTTGAGCACGACAAGCTGGGCCTGCCCCGGGCCGACCTGGTCCTCTATCTGGATATGCCTACCCGCTGCTCCCTGGAGCTGCTCCGCAGCCGGGAGGCAGCCACCCACACTCAGGGGGACATCCACGAGGTGGACCCCGACTATCTGGCCGCCTGCCGGGACAGCGCCCTCCAGGCTGCCCGGCTCCTGGGCTGGCAGGTCATCCCCTGCGTCACGGGGGACGGCCGTCTGCGCACGGTGGAGGAGATCCACCGGGAGGTGTGGTCCCTGGTCTCCCCCCTGTTGAATCTGAATTAA
- a CDS encoding DNA polymerase, whose protein sequence is MKKLMVLDGNSIVNRAFYGVSQNLTTRDGQPTNAVFGFLAILNKLLDECEPQALCVTFDRKAPTFRHLAYEGYKATRKGMPDELASQMPILKEVLAALNIPMYELDGWEADDLIGTISVKDTAAGWETVVVTGDKDSLQLVTETTTVKLVSTRMGRTATRDMTPETFQEEYGFGPIHIIDLKALMGDASDNIPGVKGVGEKTAMALVQRYGSIDLLYAAMPEIEMAAGTPAKPGVVKKLAEGEEMARMSYDLATIRTDAPIEFTPEANLRREPDRAALYQLFLRLEFAKLIDKYGLTAPQGEGDTETAPVTGTCESEVVESGERMEELLALWRGLDQVDVLALPGLDTVCVEWQESESLSRAALFFAGRLDCHNQFLRELFAPGIRKAAHGVKEIWKALLDEGIEPGDFIFDTEVAAYLLAPTDGSYELEKLGMTYYNQEFPKAAAYLEEGAFGPLADPAAPMGALISHCALIGALHQTLRKRLEELDLWTLYQQIELPLCPVLAEMEREGMLVDRGALIRFGEMLSQGIQGAQAAIFALAGEEFNINSTQQLGRILFDQLGLPPVKKTKTGYSTNADVLEKLRGQHPIIETILEYRQLTKLKSTYVDGLSKVIGADGRIHTCFQNTVTATGRLSSAEPNLQNIPVRTELGAQLRKMFVAGPGKVLVDADYSQIELRLLAHMAEDEHMIGAFRTGEDIHTITASQVFGVEPDQVTGEMRRRAKAVNFGIVYGISPFSLSQDIGVSVAEAKEYMDRYFLKYAGVRAYMDRVVERAKEEGYVSTLFGRRRWLPELKSSNFNTRSFGERVALNMPIQGTAADIIKLAMLRVRDRLSTEGMEGRLVLQVHDELIVECPEEEQGRVCALVEEEMERVISLSVPLLAETSAGKSWADAH, encoded by the coding sequence ATGAAAAAACTGATGGTCCTGGATGGGAATTCCATTGTCAATCGGGCCTTTTACGGCGTGAGCCAGAACCTGACCACCCGGGACGGCCAGCCCACCAATGCGGTGTTCGGCTTTCTGGCCATCCTGAACAAGCTGCTGGACGAGTGCGAACCTCAGGCACTGTGTGTCACCTTTGACCGGAAGGCCCCCACCTTCCGTCATCTGGCCTATGAGGGCTATAAGGCCACCCGCAAGGGGATGCCCGACGAGCTGGCCAGTCAGATGCCCATCCTGAAGGAGGTCCTCGCGGCCCTGAACATCCCCATGTACGAGCTGGACGGATGGGAGGCGGACGACCTCATCGGCACCATCTCGGTGAAGGATACTGCTGCCGGGTGGGAGACCGTGGTGGTCACAGGGGACAAGGACTCCCTCCAGTTGGTGACAGAGACCACCACCGTCAAGCTGGTGTCCACCCGCATGGGCCGTACCGCCACCCGGGATATGACCCCGGAGACCTTTCAGGAGGAGTACGGCTTCGGGCCCATCCACATTATCGATCTGAAAGCCCTCATGGGGGATGCCAGCGACAACATCCCCGGGGTGAAAGGGGTGGGGGAGAAGACGGCCATGGCCCTGGTCCAGCGGTATGGATCCATCGACCTGCTGTACGCGGCCATGCCGGAGATTGAGATGGCCGCCGGCACCCCAGCCAAGCCGGGAGTGGTCAAAAAGCTGGCCGAGGGGGAGGAGATGGCCCGCATGTCCTATGATCTGGCCACCATCCGCACCGACGCTCCCATCGAGTTCACACCGGAGGCAAACCTGCGCCGGGAGCCGGACCGGGCCGCCCTGTACCAGCTCTTCCTCCGGCTGGAGTTTGCCAAGCTCATCGATAAATACGGACTCACCGCACCCCAGGGAGAGGGGGATACAGAGACGGCCCCGGTCACCGGAACCTGTGAGAGCGAGGTGGTGGAGAGCGGGGAGAGGATGGAGGAGCTGCTTGCCCTGTGGCGGGGGCTGGACCAGGTGGATGTGCTGGCTCTGCCCGGGCTGGACACCGTGTGCGTGGAGTGGCAGGAGAGTGAGAGCCTCTCCCGGGCGGCGCTGTTTTTTGCCGGCCGGCTGGACTGCCACAACCAGTTCTTGAGGGAGCTCTTCGCCCCAGGCATCCGCAAGGCGGCCCATGGGGTCAAGGAGATTTGGAAAGCCCTGCTGGACGAGGGGATCGAGCCCGGGGACTTCATCTTTGACACCGAAGTGGCGGCCTATCTCCTGGCCCCTACTGACGGCAGCTACGAGCTGGAGAAGCTGGGGATGACCTACTACAACCAGGAGTTCCCCAAGGCAGCCGCCTATCTGGAGGAGGGGGCCTTCGGCCCCCTGGCCGACCCGGCGGCCCCAATGGGCGCCCTGATATCCCACTGCGCCCTTATCGGGGCCCTCCACCAAACGCTGAGAAAGCGGCTGGAGGAGCTGGACCTGTGGACGCTGTACCAGCAGATCGAGCTGCCCCTCTGCCCAGTGCTGGCGGAGATGGAGCGGGAAGGGATGCTGGTGGACCGGGGGGCGCTGATCCGCTTCGGAGAGATGCTCTCCCAGGGGATACAGGGGGCCCAGGCAGCCATCTTTGCGCTGGCGGGGGAGGAGTTCAACATCAACTCCACCCAGCAGCTGGGCCGCATCCTCTTTGACCAGCTGGGACTGCCCCCGGTGAAAAAGACCAAGACTGGCTACTCCACCAACGCCGACGTGCTGGAGAAGCTGCGGGGCCAGCACCCTATCATCGAGACCATTCTGGAGTACCGGCAGCTGACCAAGCTGAAATCCACCTATGTGGACGGGCTCTCCAAGGTGATCGGGGCGGATGGGCGGATCCACACCTGCTTCCAGAACACGGTGACCGCCACCGGGCGGCTCAGCTCGGCGGAGCCCAACCTCCAGAATATCCCCGTCCGCACCGAGCTGGGGGCGCAGCTGCGGAAGATGTTCGTGGCGGGACCGGGCAAGGTGCTGGTGGACGCGGACTACTCCCAGATCGAGCTGCGCCTGCTGGCTCACATGGCGGAGGACGAGCACATGATCGGCGCCTTCCGTACCGGGGAGGACATCCACACGATCACCGCCTCCCAGGTGTTCGGAGTGGAGCCGGACCAAGTGACCGGAGAGATGCGCCGCCGGGCCAAGGCGGTAAACTTCGGCATCGTGTACGGCATCTCCCCCTTCTCCCTGTCCCAGGACATCGGGGTGTCGGTGGCGGAAGCCAAGGAGTATATGGATCGATATTTCCTGAAGTATGCCGGGGTGCGGGCCTATATGGACCGGGTAGTGGAGCGGGCCAAGGAGGAGGGCTATGTCTCCACACTGTTCGGCCGGCGGCGCTGGCTGCCGGAGCTGAAGTCCTCCAACTTCAATACCCGCTCCTTCGGGGAGCGGGTGGCCCTGAACATGCCTATTCAGGGAACGGCGGCCGACATCATCAAGCTGGCCATGCTCCGGGTGCGGGACCGGCTGAGTACGGAGGGGATGGAGGGCCGGCTGGTCCTCCAGGTCCACGACGAGCTGATCGTGGAATGCCCGGAGGAGGAACAGGGGCGGGTGTGCGCCCTGGTGGAGGAGGAGATGGAGCGGGTGATCTCCCTGTCTGTCCCTCTGCTGGCGGAGACTTCGGCGGGCAAGAGCTGGGCGGATGCCCACTGA
- a CDS encoding RNA polymerase sigma factor gives MTVLGLLTTTYGAPSAREDLESLLLGVAAGDSHSLEELYHRTRTVVYGLVLSYLKHPQDAEDVTQDAFVRIWDTAASYRPQGKPMAWLLTVARNLALMRLRERGKTQELTDEEWSALPARAPDVTTEDRHVLRAALSVLSEQERQVVMLHAVTGLKHREIAQLLELPLATVLSKYRRALKKLNLLLEGDDA, from the coding sequence ATGACAGTGCTTGGACTTTTGACAACCACATATGGGGCCCCCTCCGCCCGGGAGGACCTGGAATCGCTGCTGCTGGGGGTGGCAGCCGGGGATTCCCACAGTCTGGAGGAACTCTATCACCGGACCCGGACCGTAGTCTACGGTCTGGTGCTCTCCTACTTGAAGCACCCCCAGGACGCCGAGGACGTGACACAGGACGCCTTTGTCCGCATCTGGGACACCGCCGCCAGCTACCGCCCCCAGGGCAAGCCTATGGCCTGGCTGCTCACCGTGGCCCGGAATCTGGCTCTGATGAGGCTGCGGGAGCGGGGGAAGACCCAGGAGCTGACCGACGAGGAGTGGTCCGCCCTGCCCGCCCGGGCCCCCGATGTCACCACGGAGGACCGCCACGTCCTCCGCGCCGCCCTTTCCGTCCTGTCCGAGCAGGAGCGGCAGGTGGTCATGCTCCATGCGGTCACCGGCCTGAAGCACCGGGAGATCGCCCAGCTGCTGGAGCTCCCCCTTGCCACAGTCCTGTCCAAATACCGCCGGGCCCTGAAGAAACTGAACCTGCTTCTGGAAGGAGATGACGCCTGA
- a CDS encoding 3-hydroxyisobutyrate dehydrogenase — protein MQTIGFIGTGIMGQGMIRNLMKAGYPVQIYNRTRSKAEALEREGAVWKDSAAQCAAGCGVVITIVGYPQDVEEVYFGPGGLLESAQPGTVLIDMTTTSPKLAQRIYDQARERGLDALDAPVSGGNTGAANGTLAIMAGGDEAVFQKVLPVLETMGENIVLEGGPGAGQHTKMANQIAIAGALAGVCEALTYAKRAGLDPARVYETIRTGAARSGQLDIIAPKVLNGDFSAAFYLRHFVKDMGIASQECRDRGLELEVLEQVLADCRQIEAEGHGGEGTQALIRHYPWAD, from the coding sequence ATGCAGACCATTGGATTTATCGGCACCGGCATCATGGGACAGGGGATGATCCGCAATTTGATGAAGGCGGGCTACCCGGTCCAGATCTACAACCGCACCCGGAGCAAGGCAGAGGCACTGGAGCGGGAGGGAGCGGTCTGGAAGGACAGCGCCGCCCAGTGCGCCGCCGGCTGTGGGGTAGTCATCACCATCGTGGGCTATCCCCAGGACGTGGAGGAGGTCTATTTTGGCCCCGGGGGACTGCTGGAGTCCGCACAGCCCGGGACGGTGCTCATCGACATGACCACCACCAGCCCCAAGCTGGCCCAGCGCATCTATGACCAGGCCCGGGAGAGGGGGCTGGACGCCCTGGACGCCCCGGTGTCCGGGGGAAATACCGGCGCGGCCAACGGGACGCTGGCCATCATGGCCGGCGGCGATGAGGCCGTGTTCCAAAAGGTGCTGCCCGTGCTGGAGACCATGGGGGAGAACATCGTGCTGGAGGGAGGCCCGGGCGCGGGCCAGCACACCAAGATGGCCAACCAGATCGCCATCGCCGGGGCGCTGGCAGGGGTGTGCGAGGCGCTGACCTACGCCAAGCGGGCAGGCCTGGACCCGGCGCGGGTCTATGAGACCATCCGTACCGGAGCGGCCCGGAGCGGCCAGCTGGACATCATTGCCCCCAAGGTGCTCAACGGGGACTTTTCCGCCGCCTTCTATCTGCGGCATTTTGTAAAGGATATGGGGATCGCCAGCCAGGAGTGCCGGGACCGGGGCCTGGAGCTGGAGGTGCTGGAGCAGGTCCTGGCCGACTGCCGGCAGATCGAGGCGGAGGGCCATGGGGGTGAGGGGACCCAGGCCCTGATCCGCCACTACCCCTGGGCCGACTGA
- a CDS encoding glutamyl-tRNA synthetase — protein MTGRFAPSPSGRMHLGNLWSSLLAWLAARSAGGRMVLRLEDLDPDRCTQAWCDQVMRDLEWLGLDWDNEPVYQSRRTPAYEAAFRQLEEKRLVYPCFCTRAERMAASAPHRSDGQAVYDGRCRRLTAEQREDLARQRNPAWRLAVPDRAGSFRDLLQGMYEENLLRDCGDFILRRSDGVYAYQLAVVVDDAWMGVTQVVRGSDLLSSTPRQRYLLELLGCPAPEYGHVPLLLAPDGRRLAKRDRDQELGALQQRFTARELVGRLAHLAGLIPEAAPVSPEELVPLFAWEKLPRRDIAMEPW, from the coding sequence GTGACAGGGCGCTTTGCTCCCAGCCCCAGCGGGCGGATGCACCTGGGCAATTTGTGGTCCTCTCTTCTGGCCTGGCTGGCCGCCCGCAGCGCGGGGGGAAGGATGGTGCTCCGGCTGGAGGACCTGGACCCGGACCGCTGCACCCAGGCGTGGTGTGACCAGGTGATGCGGGACCTGGAGTGGCTGGGGCTGGACTGGGACAACGAGCCGGTGTACCAGAGCCGGCGGACCCCGGCCTATGAGGCGGCCTTCCGGCAGCTGGAGGAGAAGAGGCTGGTCTATCCCTGCTTCTGCACCCGGGCGGAGCGGATGGCGGCTTCCGCCCCCCACCGCTCGGATGGACAGGCGGTGTATGACGGGCGGTGCCGGCGGCTGACGGCGGAACAGCGGGAGGATCTGGCCAGGCAGCGGAACCCCGCCTGGCGCTTGGCGGTGCCTGACCGTGCCGGCTCCTTCCGGGACCTGCTCCAGGGGATGTATGAGGAAAACCTGCTCCGGGACTGTGGAGACTTCATTCTGCGCCGGTCCGACGGGGTGTACGCCTACCAGCTGGCAGTGGTGGTGGACGACGCCTGGATGGGGGTGACCCAGGTGGTGCGGGGCAGCGATCTGCTCTCCTCCACCCCGCGGCAGCGGTATCTGCTGGAGCTGCTGGGCTGTCCCGCGCCGGAGTACGGCCATGTGCCCCTGCTGCTGGCCCCCGACGGCCGCCGCCTGGCCAAGCGGGACCGGGACCAGGAGTTGGGAGCCCTTCAGCAGCGGTTTACCGCCCGGGAGCTGGTGGGCCGGCTGGCCCATCTGGCGGGGCTGATCCCGGAGGCGGCCCCTGTATCCCCGGAAGAGCTGGTACCCCTGTTCGCCTGGGAGAAGCTGCCCCGGCGGGATATCGCCATGGAGCCCTGGTAA
- a CDS encoding sigma-70 region 2 codes for MAHRGEDLYEQHAQLVYRYLFSLCRDADLAEELCQETFCQALRQLGSFRGDCTPQVWLCAIAKRLWYKELERRKRNVPLEEEHLAGQAAPDDPAQETEQREGRLALYRAMQQLDPDTREVIHLRLAGDFSFRDIGDILDRSEVWARVRFYRGKEELARIMGGDRDGT; via the coding sequence ATGGCCCACCGGGGTGAAGACCTGTACGAACAGCACGCCCAGCTGGTGTACCGCTATCTCTTCTCCCTGTGCCGGGACGCTGACCTGGCGGAGGAGCTGTGCCAGGAGACCTTCTGCCAGGCCCTCCGACAGCTGGGCTCCTTCCGCGGGGACTGCACGCCTCAGGTATGGCTGTGCGCCATCGCCAAGCGGCTGTGGTACAAGGAGCTGGAGCGGCGGAAGCGGAACGTTCCCCTGGAGGAGGAGCACCTGGCCGGTCAGGCCGCCCCCGACGATCCAGCGCAGGAGACGGAGCAGCGGGAGGGCCGGCTGGCCCTGTACCGGGCCATGCAGCAGCTGGACCCGGACACCCGGGAGGTCATCCATCTGCGGCTGGCCGGTGACTTCTCCTTCCGAGACATCGGGGACATCCTGGACCGGAGCGAGGTATGGGCCAGGGTCCGGTTCTACCGGGGAAAAGAGGAGCTGGCTCGGATCATGGGAGGTGACAGGGATGGAACATAA